A segment of the Drosophila gunungcola strain Sukarami chromosome 2R unlocalized genomic scaffold, Dgunungcola_SK_2 000020F, whole genome shotgun sequence genome:
GCCGCGTCCGCTTCACCTGCTCGCAGAGCTTCCACACGTTCTCCTCGCTGCATGCAAGAACAGAAGCAGAGTCTTAGCAATCAATAGATGCCCTGCTTAAGAGCAAGATTAGGCCCAAGTCAAATGTCTGAGTTCCAGTCCGAGGCTAATCCCTGCACGAAATGTCAAGTGGGTTAGCCCACTCTAACCTTTATCAGCAACAGGCCGCCGCCTCGTTggcattataataattgattttgctcGGCACGCTTTGGCTGACTTTTGGCCGTGCTCCCTGCCAGTGTGGTGTTTATGGCTCTTTCGAATAAATTCCAATCAATTCTACTGCCACACATTGTTGCTCGGCTGTTGGGAGAACGGGTGGGCGGGCGTGCGGTCTCAGGTGCATGCGACTGGGGCATTAAACTATGTGGCACTACAAAAGCAGCCACATCAACAGTAACAGGTATAACAAGGACTTCAGGGGGTGGCTGGGCCCACTCAAGTGGCGCGGTCAAAAGTCGCGACTGAAAGTGGCTCGCGGCGATATCGTGAGCTGGCGTTATTAATGCCGCCAGGCAGAGATTGCTTTAAATGGGCGGCAAGGTGTGGGTTCTCTGGGTGGTGGGGCAGTTCAACCCTAGACCCAATTCGAGAAGCTTTCACAAAGgcacacaaagaaaaatttattCGATATGATAATGCAACTGAtgattttctttgatttggGTTCGTTTAGATAAGTACATAtaacagttttaaataatataccATTTGCATGTCATAAAATGAGGAGCAAACTTCGATTTGGCCCTAACATCCAAATTAAGACAACAAATTCGACATGAGCtagtttttctcagtgcaatGGCCAAAGTGCCAGCAGGCAGTGTCTTAAACTCGCAAACTGCTGCAACACGCGACCCACAGATGGCGCCTGCTGTGGTGTGTATGCTGAGGAAAACGAGAGCGGAGGGTTTTCCAGAGTTTTCCTGGAAGGAGAGATGAATCTGAGTGCAAATGTGAGTGCGCGAGCAGTTGCGAATTAATCAATGAACATGTCCTGCGGGAGAAAGGGAGcggtggtgggtggttgggcggGTTGAATGGGGGTTTTGGTAGTTGGGCGTTATGAGGTCAGAGAACGCGACGACATTTTATCTGGCCATGTAGATGGGCTTTGCGTgtgtaaaaacttttttatgttCTGCGCcttttactttatattttttgccgctttttttgtgtgagagtttgtgtgtgtgtgtgtgtgggtggcaGAACATAAAACTCATATCACGCGGCAGGATAAACAAGTCCGCGCCGCCAATTCCTCGGGGGACCGCCTGCCAAGTTGCCATTACTTTGAGCCCGTCGCCGCCATTGCCGCCATTTTTGCAAttagcattttaaatattgcagCAAAGCAAGGACATTACGGCACATACCAAACAAGTAAGGTATCATATTGTGCTTTTAGATTCGGTGTGGTCATTTTCGTTTTGAAAGTATTAGTTTTAAGCGCGTCCCTTTAgtttataaaacttatttaagcATAATTACAAGAACTATCTTATCAgattcattaaataaatattgataacCAACTAAGCCATCTTAATTCAAAGAATCTCAACGAAAGGTTGTCCAAGGAAAGAGACACACCGTTGCAGTTTATAACTTTCAACATCGAATATAAATGTAGTGTAGTATGCTATAGaagtgttttgtttaatttttgctttgcttttcgattgtttttgttgtttgtcggTCGTTTGTTTTATAGTCGAAAAGCGCTTCTCGCATGTGGCCATAAAAACGAACCCCCATCCTTCGGTCCGTCCTACTCCACACTCACACAGACAcaggacacacacacacaccagtGCAGGAGCACACCAACACAGTGGCACGCTTTCCTTGTTAGCAGACATGACCGTTTGACCTAATTTCTGGAGCTGCGCAGCGCCAAACGGCGCCGCATCAGGATGCTCAGGAACAGGATTCAAACTCTGTAAGCCAGAGGGTAAAAAGGAGGGGGGTGGAAGGATGCCGGGACGCAGGACTCGCAGGAGTGAGTGAATAATGAGCGAATTTGAATGCAAAGCGGGGCACATCGACGAGCAAAAGGAGGAGGCATAATGAAAATCATCCAAAAAGCGGCGGCAAAGGACGAAGGACATGGCTGCGCTGAGTGGCGAATGTTGTTGCCAAAAGAGATAAcgcacaaaaataaaatatacataattaaaagaaGAAGCGCTCGGCAGTTGGGACTGGCCAAGCATGAGATAATCATTCACAGAAGTGTGAAAGGCAGCCGGAATTCAAGGGGTTGAGCCGTTAAAGGCCCAGGACAGTGTCCACTGACTAatatgaactaaaacaaaattaattaatacaaattagaAAACTAAAGGATTTAGgttgggaaaaataaaaggaaaatttgattttgtttaaaaaggaTATTTGTTTACAAGTGTTATTCTTATGGGTCTAAAAGTTTAATCTTTTGCGCTTTTgtgtttcaaaaataaataagatgatattaaatatttgatttgtcTGATTTGTGAGAAAACAATCATAATAATCAAACCGAGTACAAATAAGTGTCATTGATTTTCACCTgttgaaatagtttttatatcaTTATAATTGCGGAgtattgtaaatattaaatcaaccGAAAGTGGCTTTTGGTATCTAAGGAGATTAagccttttaaatttaacctACTTGACATTCTTAATTTAAACCTGATTAAAAAGAGTCCCCCATAGCGAGTGAACACTGTGTTTGGTTTATTAGGCTCAGTGGTATTCTCTGCAGCTTTCGACTTCCCCTGGGAGGTATCCTATATATCATAGCCATTAGTTGCGCTGCCACTGTGTTAATATTCAGGTGCTGAAGGTTGGGTGAATGATTTCGTCGTCTGCCtaatgaaaaagttttccatgttgttgttttcgtttGTCGTTAGCTGTTGCTTTTGTCCCTGCCTCTGAGGGGATATGGTACACCCTACTCCGTACAccctatataaatatatatttactcaCCAGTAACAGGACACATATGAGCAGTCCGCTATCTTAGGGAACAGAAAGTCCGTGGTCATCTTGATGCGATTCGGGATCTGTGGTTCTGTTCGTCACCTCTATTGCTATGCCTATTGTGGCTATGGTTATGGCTATGGGTGTCCTTGGGGCAGGAGCTGATGTAGGTGGACGATTGCAGGGTGGATTGCCGGGGGCCAGGGGCTAATTGTCACTGGGGACGACTGGTTGGGACGACTGGATTGCACGAGAGACGAGGCGAGCGGTATATAATCACTGCATTATGCGTCGCTGCCTGGACAAAAGCAGGGTGTGTATCTATGTCTATGATGCGGTGGCATCGGAGGATGCTGTTCTGGCTaatcctgatcctgatcccgATCCCGACATGTCTCCATTCCCAGGGATGATGCTGCTGCGATGATGTCctgatatttttgttatttttcctGTCTTTTTCTGGCTTCCAGGATGCTGCTCactcacatacacacatacacatgcaCTGGGCTCTCTCACGAAGGAGCCGATTTTCTCGTTTtcgtttcgattcgattttTGTGCGATTTAAATTATGCTGAGGGCGCTGAGGCTTTTATCTCATGTTGCTTCgattttgttcttgttttggGAACACCTGCTCACCTGCCCAACAACAATCGCGCTCATCCCCCGCTgatgttgattttattttattttttcggggGCGGGACAAGGATGGGGGCGGACAGGCTGACCAGGTGACAGAGCCTGGGGCAACACACTCAGCAAACCATGCAATTTTATCCTACTCAAAGGCTTCAAGTACTGCGGTTCGGTCCACAGAAAAGTGCAGCCGAATAAAAAGGTTCTGGAGAATCGCGAAGAATGCTggctgtgtgtgtttttttggggACCCTCTCAATcagcttttccttttcctttccACACTCTGGTGGTGGCTTTtccgcttttattttttctcggCGCACTCCGCTCCGTGTTGTGTACGCGTTCCCGAATTCACACAGTGTGACCCACGTGGAGCACTCGAAAATTCCAGCACAAGTTTGGCGGCTAACGCAAAATCTGAGTAGGTCTCGTTTCCAAAGTTTCACACTAAATCAAATAGAAAAGCGCGCGGCATTTAAAAAACTGGGGGTTTAATTCTAAGTACAATGATTGATGTTAAATACTGTGGCggcttaaacaaaattaatattaagctggtttaaaaatataaaagctaatatgtatatattatataagaagaaaatttaatgtttaatttaataaaatcaaaatcttttaaaatatttgtcatACTTAATATTATCATTAGGAAAACTGCGTGATCTCTAATTATATATTAGCAAACACAAGTTTTCCACTTAAAGTAgagatatatttttcaaaacaaaacttaatacaaattaaaataaataaaaattgttaaatgcttttagttctaaaataataaaaataaaaaaaacttaaaatcgACAGTATGGGCAGCACTGAAAAATACACCTTCTCAGTAGCAGTGCTGCCCATTGCTAATAGACAAAGGCTAAAGGCTATGACATCCATTAGTGGTAACTGACAATATCCAACTTGTACGCAACTATCCAACGGTTTTTTcggtttaatttaattgtaggAGGAAATGTTTGCCTTTAACACCTCCGTTAATCATGCGCTATCTAATCACTTGTACTCGCAACTGCTAATGGCCAATTGACAGCACGCAATTTCGGCAAAGCCAATTAGTCTTACCCCCACCACAATGTCTCTTTTTTACAGTACTCGACAAATATTGCGGCAGGCAAGGCGAAATACCTTTCATTCGATAAGATAAATCTGCGCAGTCTGTGGTGCCATTGTAAAACGCTTCTTGAGTGGTCTTCCTCCACACCCACGGTTTAATCGGCGCAACCGATAAGCGACTATATAGTATATGGGAGATTGGCTTTACCCACCCAGATCGACGACAAAAGGAACTTaacattattgttatttaaaggTCGCGTTATGAAGCGTGACAAAAGACCTGATAAGGGGAAAATCTTACAGCTTGGCAACTGAGGAGATACCCAATCCATATGCATATTGATCAACCCTTTAATAATTAAGAAGTCCGAGCCCCATTATCAGAGATCAAAACGATCATGACACACAAAACGCAAATCCATAGGCTCTACTGGATGGGATGACGTTCTTATATGGCTGTGTGGTTCTGGCACTCAAACCGCTTTATCGCCTGTCTGAGTTTACGCGAGAGAGAGCTGGAGCGGCGATGAAATCCGTATAGTTTGGGGAGTCCAACAACGTGGCAAGCGGCGGCGTTCAGTCGGCTCCAGCGCTTTACCGTCGACGGGTTCGCttcgatccgatccgatccgctCCGCTTTGCAGCACTTCGTTTGGCAGTAGTGCAGTGTACCACTTAGATCTTGGATCCATCTCAAGTCACGACCTTTTTTCGGTGAGCGGCGGCACAGAACCTGTTTACCCGCCTCGTGGATTTTTGGACAGCAGGTTCTCGAATCCGGTGAGAATTCAGTCCAAATCCCATCCATTCAGAAGTAAGTGCCTGCCAAGCGAATCAATTGAGTGTTTTAATTGGCATCGATTGATCAAAGAAACGCGCCTAACTCGCAATCCACAAACAAAACGATCGAGAAACAGCTGTGTGGCCCAGTCCCACTTTCATTTGCCAGTGGACGTCGCGAGAACAGGGTCAACATACGCCGCACTTCTTATCGGCTaactatatataatatgttaGTACGAGTATTAGCGATCAGCCGATGGCAAGGCCATCTTATAGGCACATTTATAAAAGTCATAAACAAGAAAACAGGAAAGGAAGGTTAGATGTTAACACCGAATCTCCAAATACCCTTGTAGAACAAGTCATCATATAAAGGAACAATCCGGTTACGCTTGAATAAGGAAACAAGTTTATTAGTTTATTGGATGATGCCCACGTTTTTGTAATCATAAATATGCTACTctacaagcaaacaaaataaagcaaaatttagAATAATTATATGACGTAGGACATCTCATTTACATATAAATTCTGGACAAACAATAAACGTCTAATAGCAGTTTGTTGTTATGGTTTACCCATGTCATTTAGTGATTTAAACTCTGTAATTAGTGTTTTGAGTATAAACATGATTCTCATAATAATCTTGGTTacagagagagacagagagacaAGTCTAGCCGTAATCTATTGTGCTGTTATAAAGCAGTTGAGCTAGGCAAATATACAAACCGTATACTTTATGCTAGCTTTATAAAACTAAAGCTATATGCAAAAGGCAAGCAACAAATGAGTAATCAAAAGTGATgaattgtttgtttacttttcttGGGACTATGGCATTGCGAGGTAAATTTGCATTACCCTTTTGTTAGAGAGCTTGGGCAATAACAATTCGGTTAGGGTTAGGGCTAGTTATCTAAAGCAGGAAGTTTTTTTCCACCGTGGGAATGCCAGCAAGTGCAAATCAGAAATATTCCCATTAAAAAGCTCTCCTCTTTTCCAACAGAGATAAGCCTAAATCTCGCCCGCCAACCATCGAAATGGATGAACAGCATCGGAACCTCCAGCAAAATTACAGCGAGGGCAGCAATGGAAAGCAGGCCAGGATCGTTTCGGGCTTGGATCGACCGTTGAAGACTCCTCCTCCTGGCGAACAGACGAGGGCAGTGTTGCGCCAGGTTCGCGCTGTCATCTTGGCCAACATAGGTGTCTTCTCGACGGGCATGACCCTGGCCATGCCCACTGCCACGCTGCATCAGCTGACGGACACCACGGAGCCAGTGCATCTGAGCAGCTCCCAGGTCTCCTGGTTCGCCTCGGTCAATGCTCTGTCGGCTCCGCTGGGCGGTTTGCTGTCCGGTTTCTTGCTCGACAGGATCGGACGGAAGAAGTCCCTGATCGTGCTCAATGTACTCACTATCCTTGCCTGGATTCTACTGGCCACTCCCAGCCAGAGCAACTCGGAAGCCTTCTTCTGGCAACTCATTGTATCTCGATTCATTCTGGGTGAGTCTTGCAAACATTTTGTGTGTCTTTCATTGTAAGattgggtttattttttcaatattatttattttgtaaatatatattttttatattttcaaaacttcAACGAGTAATTGTAAAGCATATAATGCACActtaaaaaattgtcaaataCAAATGTAATTTGCTGCATCAGCTAAAAAGGTCTGACATTCCTAAAAGGGATTATAGATAACATGTTTTAGATAACctcctttaaaatataaagtacCAAGTCAATATTTTGtactaatttttttgtattttgtaatatttcaagaaaatgtgCAATAGAGTGAGCTATTGTACTTTTGGAAATGTAATTAAGTCTGCAGGCGTTATCGAGTGGTGTTGTTGCATGCAcaatatcaatatatatactttttggTAATAATTTCCGATGTTTCCAGGAATTGGCATGGGTTTGGCCAGTGCCCCGCCAGGAGTTTATGCAGCCGAAATCAGTGTGCCCAAGACGAGGGGTAGTCTGATCCTGGGCACATCCATTTCAGTGGCCGGTGGCATCACAATCCTCTACGGAATCGGCTACTGTATCCGCGACGACTTCCGACTGATTGCCCTGATCTGCTGTGGCTACCAGTTGGTGGCACTGCTCTGCGTCCTTCCACTTCCCGAAAGTCATTGCTGGTTGCTGGCCAAAAAACGGGTGACGGAGGCCAAGCGATCTCTCAACTACTTCCGAGGTTTCGATAAGTCGGGTAAGTTTTCACCTCGTCCCTGATTAAAGTGACTTTGACCTTCTTGACCTTCCGAGAAATCGCTCCATATCAGaagtataatttatttacaactgCAAACAAATCAAAGTCAAGTGGCTCCTTGTATCAAGTTAAGCAATCAAATGGTGATAACCTATACACGcctatttttttgctttgcatttaaaaataaaaagctccCCGCAACGCTAGTGCTATTCTTTTCGCTacgattttaaattgattagtCTGATGAAATAGCTTGTACCTAAGTGttgtacattaaattaaagtcgAGTTTTTTCCCACAGATGAAATCACCCATCCCCAGGTGCTGGAGGAGTTCCAGATTCTGCAGAAATCGCTGCAAAAGCGGGATGCCGAGTTGAAGGAGTCCTTCTGGCGAAGTCTTTCGCAACCGGAGGTCTACAAGCCACTGGTCATCCTGATGACTTTGTTCGCCTTCCAGCAGCTAACGGGCATCTTTGTGGTCATTGTGTTCGCAGCGCAAATTTCCTGGGAGGCGGGCATCGAAATAGATCCGTTCATGTGTGCCTTGCTCATTGGCTTGGCCCGCCTGATCACCACCTGTCCAATGGGACTTGTCCTCGAGTTGTGGGGTCGCCGAAGGGCGGGGATTATCTCGACCCTGGGCATGTCCATCTGCATGTTCCTTTTGGCCGGACACAGCCGAATCCTGTGCTTTCAGCAATTTCAGTATCTACCGGTGGTGGCCATTGTGGGCTTCATTGTGCTGAGCACTCTGGGCCTGTACACTCTGCCCTTCTTCATGATCTCCGAGCTTTTCCCGCAAAGGGTTAGGGGTCCAGCTTCGGGACTCACGGTGGCCGTGGGCATGTTCATCTCGTTCGTGGTCCTCAAAACCTATCCCAATGTCAAGGCAGATTGGGGATTGTCTACGTGCTTCAACTTCTTCGCGGTCATGTCTGTGCTGGCCCTGATCTTCATTTACTGGGCTCTACCTGAAACCCGTCGTCGCACGCTCCTGGAGATCGAGGAGCAGTTCCGCTCTGGACGGAGTCGCAAGCCTCAGAGCCCGGCTGATGTCGAAATGAAGGAGGTATTTGTCCCAAAGCCTGAGGAATAATCTTCTTGGGGAGATGCGCATTTTAGTGAGAGACATAATTTACTTAAGTATATCCCATCGAGTGCTTAGTACTGTGATAgacaataacaacaaaggcagcaagacaaaaataaaaa
Coding sequences within it:
- the LOC128256476 gene encoding solute carrier family 2, facilitated glucose transporter member 6 — translated: MDEQHRNLQQNYSEGSNGKQARIVSGLDRPLKTPPPGEQTRAVLRQVRAVILANIGVFSTGMTLAMPTATLHQLTDTTEPVHLSSSQVSWFASVNALSAPLGGLLSGFLLDRIGRKKSLIVLNVLTILAWILLATPSQSNSEAFFWQLIVSRFILGIGMGLASAPPGVYAAEISVPKTRGSLILGTSISVAGGITILYGIGYCIRDDFRLIALICCGYQLVALLCVLPLPESHCWLLAKKRVTEAKRSLNYFRGFDKSDEITHPQVLEEFQILQKSLQKRDAELKESFWRSLSQPEVYKPLVILMTLFAFQQLTGIFVVIVFAAQISWEAGIEIDPFMCALLIGLARLITTCPMGLVLELWGRRRAGIISTLGMSICMFLLAGHSRILCFQQFQYLPVVAIVGFIVLSTLGLYTLPFFMISELFPQRVRGPASGLTVAVGMFISFVVLKTYPNVKADWGLSTCFNFFAVMSVLALIFIYWALPETRRRTLLEIEEQFRSGRSRKPQSPADVEMKEVFVPKPEE